Proteins found in one Paenibacillus borealis genomic segment:
- the dnaB gene encoding replicative DNA helicase, which translates to MLNREEMLEQMGIQPPIDLEAEQAVLGAALLDQTAYDAAADILQGGEFSDKGHARIFRAMRKLNDAELPIDMVSLTSQLKDSEELEKVGGVSYLARMAGAVPTVANAGYYAERVQEMFLRRQAIDTAMDLLRNAGEEQDVKGFIAMAEHAVSKLSDQSVPIREFATMKDVLMQVWEDAEQRYSVRETSRGITGIRSGFDDLDKMTSGFQRNDLIIVAARPSVGKTAFALNIAQNVAVRAKETVAVFSLEMSNAQLVQRMVCAEGNIDASRMRTGHFEEDDWQKMSMAMGSLSEADIYIDDTPGITVNEIRSKCRRLKKEKDLGMIVIDYLQLIQGRGQRGVNRQEEVSQISRTLKQLARELEVPVIALSQLSRGVEQRQDKRPMMSDLRESGSIEQDADIVAFLYRDDYYDKESEKKNIIEIIISKQRNGPVGTVELVFLKEFNKFVNYERAHSDIPAPPDDIDKRKWA; encoded by the coding sequence ATGTTGAATCGTGAAGAAATGCTAGAACAGATGGGCATTCAGCCACCGATTGATCTTGAAGCAGAGCAGGCTGTTCTTGGAGCCGCACTTTTGGACCAGACGGCTTACGATGCTGCTGCAGACATCTTGCAGGGCGGAGAATTCAGCGATAAAGGCCATGCCCGTATCTTCCGGGCTATGCGCAAGTTGAACGACGCAGAACTGCCGATCGATATGGTCAGCTTGACCTCCCAGCTCAAGGACAGCGAGGAGCTCGAGAAAGTCGGTGGAGTCAGTTATCTGGCTCGGATGGCTGGAGCTGTTCCAACCGTGGCGAACGCCGGTTACTATGCGGAGCGGGTACAGGAAATGTTCCTCCGACGCCAAGCCATAGACACTGCAATGGACCTGCTGCGCAACGCTGGAGAGGAACAGGACGTGAAGGGCTTCATCGCGATGGCGGAACATGCTGTTTCGAAACTCTCCGATCAGTCCGTGCCGATTCGGGAGTTTGCCACCATGAAGGACGTCCTTATGCAGGTCTGGGAAGATGCCGAGCAGCGGTACAGCGTACGGGAAACATCACGAGGGATCACCGGTATCCGGTCTGGTTTTGACGACCTCGACAAGATGACATCCGGCTTCCAGCGAAATGATCTGATTATCGTTGCTGCCCGGCCATCGGTGGGTAAGACAGCGTTCGCCCTGAACATTGCTCAGAACGTGGCAGTCCGCGCCAAAGAGACCGTTGCCGTATTCAGCCTTGAGATGTCCAATGCTCAGCTCGTACAGCGCATGGTCTGTGCTGAAGGCAACATCGATGCCAGCCGGATGCGGACCGGGCACTTCGAGGAAGATGATTGGCAGAAGATGTCCATGGCGATGGGGTCTCTATCCGAGGCTGACATCTACATCGACGATACGCCAGGAATCACGGTCAACGAGATCCGTTCCAAGTGCCGTCGGCTCAAGAAGGAAAAGGACCTCGGCATGATTGTTATCGACTACCTGCAGCTTATCCAAGGCAGGGGGCAGCGGGGAGTGAACCGGCAGGAAGAGGTGTCTCAAATCAGCCGGACGCTGAAGCAGCTTGCGCGGGAACTTGAGGTTCCGGTGATTGCACTGTCCCAGCTCAGCCGCGGTGTGGAGCAACGCCAGGACAAACGCCCGATGATGAGCGACCTTCGGGAGTCTGGCTCCATCGAGCAGGATGCCGATATCGTAGCCTTCTTGTACCGAGATGACTATTACGATAAGGAATCCGAGAAGAAGAACATCATCGAGATCATTATCTCAAAGCAGCGGAATGGCCCGGTGGGCACGGTAGAGCTGGTGTTCCTTAAGGAATTCAATAAATTCGTCAACTACGAGCGGGCACACAGCGACATTCCGGCTCCGCCGGATGATATTGATAAACGCAAATGGGCATGA
- a CDS encoding replicative helicase loader/inhibitor, whose translation MEKLEVILLVRTIKANYPGFDKSPENIERLYKYLKDFPFEAAKENVDAHIKTKEFPPNVAEIRGRLGEQIEREQMKILTDQHFANLDTWSASSKPPPEGYWDEVKRKIRGEANVES comes from the coding sequence GTGGAGAAGCTGGAGGTCATTCTTCTGGTCCGCACCATTAAGGCCAACTATCCCGGATTTGACAAGTCGCCCGAAAACATTGAACGGTTGTACAAATACCTGAAGGATTTCCCGTTTGAAGCTGCCAAGGAGAATGTTGACGCCCATATCAAGACAAAGGAATTTCCGCCAAATGTTGCGGAAATTCGCGGCCGTCTCGGGGAGCAGATTGAGCGGGAGCAGATGAAAATTCTGACTGATCAGCACTTTGCTAATCTCGACACCTGGAGCGCCAGCAGCAAACCGCCGCCTGAAGGGTACTGGGACGAAGTGAAGCGGAAGATTCGAGGCGAAGCAAATGTTGAATCGTGA
- a CDS encoding MBL fold metallo-hydrolase has translation MIDIQCLGSSSAGNAYRISDGHTAILLEAGFPYKSIQRALNFRMSDISGCLITHEHLDHSKAAPDIMRAGINIYTSAGTAAARGLSGHRLKVIKALEKFTIGTWTILPFDIQHDVEEPLGFLLANTAGDKLVFLTDTYYCRHRFSGLTHIMCECNYSLDIVNERVAAGHLHPAQKKRLLRSHFSLENVKEMLKVNDTRNVEEIWLLHLSDGNSDAERFKQEIQETTGALVRVADR, from the coding sequence ATGATCGACATCCAATGTCTCGGCTCCAGCAGTGCCGGTAATGCCTACCGTATATCGGACGGCCACACCGCGATCCTGCTGGAAGCCGGTTTTCCTTATAAGTCGATTCAGCGGGCTCTTAACTTCCGAATGTCGGACATTTCCGGTTGCTTGATCACACACGAGCACCTGGATCATAGCAAGGCTGCTCCTGACATTATGAGAGCAGGCATCAACATTTATACCAGTGCTGGTACGGCGGCTGCCAGAGGGCTGTCAGGTCATCGCCTGAAGGTCATCAAGGCGCTGGAGAAGTTCACGATAGGCACCTGGACGATTCTACCGTTCGATATTCAGCATGATGTGGAGGAGCCGTTGGGCTTCCTTCTTGCCAATACAGCGGGCGATAAGTTGGTCTTCCTGACAGATACCTATTACTGCCGGCATCGCTTCAGCGGGCTGACTCACATCATGTGTGAGTGTAATTATTCTCTGGATATCGTCAATGAGCGGGTGGCTGCTGGTCATCTTCATCCAGCACAGAAGAAACGGCTGCTTCGTTCTCATTTCTCCCTGGAGAATGTGAAGGAGATGCTGAAAGTCAATGATACCCGGAATGTCGAAGAAATCTGGTTGCTTCATTTATCCGACGGTAACAGCGATGCTGAGCGCTTTAAGCAAGAGATCCAAGAGACCACCGGCGCGCTCGTCCGGGTAGCAGATCGATGA
- a CDS encoding recombinase RecT, with product MSTGNQVAIIQKDITDDVNRSLTRLQDDGLILPMNYNASNALKSAFFKLQEVQDKNGKPALEVCSRESVANALLDMVVQGLSPAKTQCYFIVYGSKLQLNRSYFGTQAVLKRLSNVKDIWANVIYKGDVFEYEVAGGREKLVKHETSFENRDNEILGVYAVVKSVDDEEILTVMTKKEVDASWSQSKTSQSVHKKFPQEMAKRTVINRAAKAYINTSDDSDLLVDAINRSTDNEYEERIDVTPEEVKAEIAEHANREVIDIVPEVTPPSSKQQTAPRTKQLVDDPYDFADDVPPLEQEMDF from the coding sequence ATGAGTACAGGTAATCAGGTGGCGATTATTCAAAAGGACATCACCGATGATGTTAATCGGAGTCTTACACGGTTGCAGGATGACGGGTTGATCTTGCCTATGAATTACAATGCGAGCAATGCGCTAAAAAGCGCCTTCTTCAAGCTCCAGGAGGTTCAGGATAAGAATGGCAAGCCTGCGTTGGAGGTTTGCTCGCGGGAATCTGTCGCAAATGCCCTGCTGGATATGGTTGTGCAAGGTTTAAGCCCGGCCAAGACACAATGTTATTTCATTGTGTACGGCAGCAAGCTTCAGCTTAATCGCTCCTATTTCGGTACACAAGCTGTTCTTAAGCGTTTGTCCAACGTAAAGGATATTTGGGCAAACGTGATTTATAAGGGTGATGTTTTTGAATATGAAGTGGCAGGTGGACGCGAAAAATTAGTCAAACACGAAACCAGTTTTGAGAATCGGGACAATGAAATTCTAGGTGTGTATGCCGTCGTGAAGTCGGTTGATGATGAAGAAATCCTTACCGTTATGACAAAAAAGGAAGTTGACGCATCGTGGAGTCAGAGTAAAACAAGTCAATCTGTCCATAAAAAATTCCCGCAAGAAATGGCAAAGCGGACTGTTATCAACCGTGCGGCCAAGGCTTACATCAACACCAGTGACGACAGCGACCTGCTGGTCGATGCTATTAATCGGTCGACAGATAATGAGTATGAAGAGCGTATCGATGTGACGCCTGAAGAGGTCAAAGCAGAGATTGCGGAGCACGCGAACAGAGAAGTGATTGATATCGTACCGGAAGTTACTCCGCCGTCATCAAAACAACAGACGGCACCACGTACGAAGCAACTTGTCGATGACCCTTATGATTTTGCTGATGATGTTCCGCCACTTGAACAAGAGATGGATTTCTAA
- a CDS encoding AAA family ATPase produces the protein MSRIELERLGLRNFKGIKEFTLTVNGGYAAVYGDNATGKTTIFDGFTWLFFGKDSQNKADFEIKGLDGAGKVLQHKLEHEVEGVFLIDGRRRTFRRVFSEKWTKKRGSATDAFEGHETNYFLDGVPVKKGEYTAEVDSLIKEELFKLLTSPSYFNEQMKKEDRRKTLLEVCGDLTDAEVIHGNKELAPLPGILSGRDLDSHKKVISSRCAVINKEIKELPVRISEVQRQMPDVTELDEDSLKEDMAVLRNRVVSGEAELSRILSGGEVAVKEKRLREIEGELIAIKSRMQSDVLDKVALKRDAVNQMHMEVNRYRRDIEDKQQRIQINERKAKDRQQEADRLRTEFSELKGLTFEPAGDHDAHCSACGQSLPEDQVKAAHDKAEADFNRRLAERKERINASGKAAVADTQKFEQEIVRFQGEIESLKSALQLLQAELTDADAELTDLRAGVKDPAADPDYASKQAEAATVQQQISDLKASSNDAAAAVRQSILLQRSEIAGMESDLAKFDGVRRAQLRVTELENQERELAAEYERLQHELFLCEEFTKTKVSMLDAKINSKFKLARFRLFEDQINGGIKEVCDTLYKGVPYDGGLNNAARINVGLDIINTLGEHYGFSAPIFVDNAEAVTKLIGTDAQVIRLVVSEADKKLRIETAAIQEAI, from the coding sequence TTGAGTCGTATAGAGTTGGAGCGCTTAGGGCTACGTAATTTCAAGGGTATTAAGGAGTTTACTCTGACCGTCAATGGTGGTTACGCTGCTGTCTATGGCGATAACGCTACTGGAAAGACAACAATTTTTGATGGATTCACCTGGTTGTTCTTCGGTAAGGACAGTCAGAACAAGGCCGACTTCGAAATCAAAGGCTTGGACGGTGCCGGTAAGGTCCTACAGCACAAGCTGGAGCATGAGGTCGAGGGAGTATTCCTGATCGATGGCCGCCGCCGGACGTTCCGCAGGGTCTTCTCAGAGAAATGGACTAAGAAGCGCGGATCCGCAACGGACGCCTTCGAAGGGCATGAGACGAATTACTTCTTGGATGGGGTTCCTGTCAAAAAGGGAGAGTACACCGCTGAAGTGGATTCCCTCATTAAAGAGGAACTGTTCAAGCTTCTGACTTCACCTTCTTACTTCAATGAACAAATGAAGAAGGAGGATCGCCGGAAGACTTTGCTGGAAGTATGCGGCGACCTTACGGATGCCGAAGTGATTCACGGTAACAAGGAGCTTGCTCCTCTGCCCGGCATCCTCAGCGGGCGTGACCTTGATTCTCACAAGAAAGTGATCTCTTCCCGGTGCGCCGTGATCAACAAGGAGATCAAGGAGCTGCCGGTTCGCATCAGCGAAGTTCAGCGCCAGATGCCGGATGTTACGGAGTTGGATGAAGATTCACTTAAAGAAGACATGGCCGTCCTTCGCAATCGGGTTGTATCAGGTGAAGCTGAGCTTTCCCGAATTCTCTCCGGGGGCGAAGTGGCCGTGAAAGAGAAACGGCTGCGGGAGATTGAGGGCGAACTGATCGCCATTAAGAGCCGCATGCAGTCAGATGTCCTGGATAAGGTTGCTCTTAAACGGGATGCGGTCAACCAAATGCACATGGAAGTCAACCGGTACCGCCGGGACATTGAAGATAAGCAGCAGCGTATTCAGATCAATGAGCGGAAGGCCAAGGATCGTCAGCAGGAAGCGGATCGTCTCCGGACAGAGTTTTCTGAACTGAAGGGTTTGACCTTTGAACCTGCTGGTGATCACGATGCTCATTGCTCCGCCTGCGGCCAGTCTTTACCTGAAGATCAGGTCAAGGCTGCTCATGACAAGGCAGAGGCTGATTTTAACCGTAGGTTGGCCGAGCGAAAGGAACGTATTAACGCTTCCGGCAAAGCGGCGGTGGCTGATACTCAGAAGTTTGAACAAGAGATTGTCCGGTTCCAGGGAGAAATTGAGAGCTTGAAGAGCGCACTGCAGCTGCTCCAAGCAGAGTTGACTGACGCCGATGCTGAACTGACTGATCTTCGAGCTGGTGTTAAAGATCCTGCAGCGGATCCAGATTATGCCAGCAAGCAGGCTGAGGCAGCGACAGTACAGCAGCAGATCAGCGATCTGAAAGCTTCTTCTAATGATGCGGCTGCTGCTGTCCGGCAGAGCATTCTCCTGCAGCGTTCTGAAATTGCAGGAATGGAAAGTGATCTTGCTAAATTTGATGGTGTCCGCCGCGCGCAACTGCGTGTGACGGAGCTAGAGAACCAGGAGCGGGAATTGGCTGCTGAATACGAACGCCTACAGCATGAGTTGTTCCTCTGTGAAGAGTTCACCAAGACCAAGGTCAGCATGCTGGATGCCAAGATCAACAGTAAATTCAAGCTCGCCCGGTTCCGCCTCTTCGAGGATCAGATCAACGGCGGGATCAAGGAGGTTTGTGACACGCTGTATAAGGGCGTTCCGTATGACGGCGGGCTGAACAATGCGGCCCGGATCAATGTCGGACTGGACATCATCAATACGCTGGGTGAGCATTACGGTTTCAGCGCTCCGATCTTCGTGGACAATGCGGAGGCCGTTACCAAGCTGATCGGAACGGACGCTCAGGTAATCCGGCTGGTTGTAAGTGAAGCTGATAAGAAGCTGCGCATTGAGACGGCAGCTATACAGGAGGCGATTTAA
- a CDS encoding helix-turn-helix domain-containing protein gives MEINQRIREFIKTNGLKFTYVAKESNIDMKKFSRMMTGKQKIDTDEYETICSSLRVNPGYFFDQKLLENKNYENAKEVI, from the coding sequence ATGGAAATAAATCAGCGTATTCGTGAATTCATAAAGACTAATGGGCTTAAGTTTACTTACGTGGCTAAGGAATCCAATATTGATATGAAGAAGTTTTCTCGTATGATGACCGGAAAACAAAAAATTGATACTGATGAATATGAAACAATTTGTTCATCATTAAGAGTGAATCCAGGTTATTTTTTTGATCAAAAACTCTTAGAAAATAAGAATTATGAAAACGCCAAAGAGGTGATCTAG
- a CDS encoding helix-turn-helix domain-containing protein: protein MSVVSDRLRKARKKKGYTQVEVQKKTGIHNKTLSGYENEVSEPDIGSINLLSDLYEVSVDWLYGKTDDPKKKNNQASREIDENRKYLIDKIMRASDEVLPDLTIIVNRVIPDKD, encoded by the coding sequence TTGTCAGTTGTATCGGATAGATTAAGAAAAGCAAGAAAGAAGAAAGGTTATACACAGGTTGAAGTACAAAAGAAGACTGGCATCCATAATAAGACTTTAAGTGGATATGAAAACGAGGTAAGTGAACCTGATATCGGTTCAATTAATTTGTTGTCGGACCTTTATGAAGTATCAGTGGATTGGCTATATGGAAAGACGGATGATCCTAAGAAGAAAAACAATCAAGCATCGAGAGAAATTGATGAGAACAGAAAATACCTTATTGATAAAATCATGCGCGCATCTGATGAAGTCTTGCCGGATCTTACAATAATAGTGAACAGAGTTATTCCTGATAAAGATTAA
- a CDS encoding helix-turn-helix domain-containing protein gives MELVPVRCRIPELLVRRHKMESATSQIKINQQWLADKIGISKQQMSDYINLRSGYTSMSIQRAALIAYHLDCLQDDLFVWEWR, from the coding sequence ATGGAACTTGTTCCCGTCCGCTGTCGCATTCCCGAGTTGCTTGTCCGGCGCCACAAGATGGAGTCGGCGACGAGTCAGATTAAGATCAATCAGCAATGGTTAGCAGATAAGATAGGCATTAGTAAGCAACAAATGTCTGATTACATCAATCTCCGCTCAGGATACACGAGCATGAGTATTCAGCGTGCAGCATTGATTGCTTACCACCTTGACTGTTTACAAGATGATCTGTTTGTCTGGGAATGGCGATAG
- a CDS encoding LytTR family transcriptional regulator DNA-binding domain-containing protein produces the protein MIRRMKRLQHKKKDIFEWKDVDLKDVNYIDKWQRTEHSQSVLAYHTTTGSYQDLDILAEAAESLKGEGFVLVGRTALVQESKIDNIQSIENNGSLITFKDGNKLYVLKQI, from the coding sequence ATGATAAGACGAATGAAGAGGCTACAGCATAAGAAGAAGGATATATTTGAATGGAAGGACGTTGATCTTAAGGACGTTAATTATATTGATAAATGGCAACGGACAGAACATTCACAATCAGTACTCGCGTATCATACTACCACCGGATCTTATCAGGACTTGGATATTCTAGCGGAAGCAGCCGAATCTCTAAAAGGTGAAGGTTTTGTCTTGGTCGGACGAACGGCGCTTGTCCAGGAATCGAAAATCGACAACATACAATCAATAGAAAATAATGGATCATTGATTACGTTCAAAGACGGTAATAAATTGTACGTTTTGAAGCAAATTTAA
- a CDS encoding tyrosine-type recombinase/integrase, with protein sequence MAYTKKIPANNKQGYKWLCVMEGPPDPASGVRRQISRRADTKTEATNRAQAVVDQLTAGFDLKKAKRTSFEDAANAWVEVYSATDVKASSIRLRKKTLQVLLTKISKINIDRVTHTQYQKALNELFKENAYSNSYIRSIHICANMIFEWAIKNNLRGDNPCKGITMPKNKVTVEDLENGNISEKYLERDELQEFLGEVIKHGLWGDTEMFYMLTYSGMRPGEMCALYEEDLKLKEKDVRITKTIYYPNNKNEHFQITPPKTPGSVRRFDLDDLIIDMMQKYILVKKERQARYKKLHDDFYESKFLFAKENGRPISQKLLLERMNRILKRTTITKKATPHIFRHTHVSFLAEAGVDLPTIMQRVGHDDSKTTLKVYTHVTEMMKKNSSQKRRIHFNNILNPENLQ encoded by the coding sequence ATGGCCTACACAAAGAAAATACCCGCAAACAATAAACAAGGATACAAATGGCTTTGTGTTATGGAGGGTCCTCCCGATCCTGCCAGTGGGGTCCGCCGGCAAATTTCTCGTAGAGCTGATACCAAGACGGAAGCCACTAACCGTGCTCAAGCAGTCGTAGATCAGCTGACAGCTGGGTTCGATTTAAAAAAGGCAAAACGTACTTCATTCGAAGATGCTGCCAATGCCTGGGTTGAGGTATACTCTGCCACAGACGTCAAAGCCAGCTCTATACGCCTGCGGAAAAAGACGTTACAGGTATTGCTTACGAAAATCTCAAAGATCAATATAGACCGGGTAACGCATACTCAATATCAGAAGGCACTCAATGAACTATTCAAAGAAAATGCCTATTCGAATTCTTATATCCGAAGTATCCATATTTGTGCCAATATGATTTTTGAATGGGCTATTAAAAATAATCTCCGTGGCGATAATCCCTGTAAAGGAATTACCATGCCCAAAAATAAGGTTACTGTCGAAGATTTGGAGAATGGAAACATTTCGGAGAAATATTTAGAACGGGATGAGCTACAAGAATTTCTGGGCGAAGTTATAAAGCATGGATTATGGGGAGATACGGAAATGTTCTACATGCTTACCTATAGTGGTATGCGTCCCGGGGAGATGTGCGCATTGTATGAAGAGGATTTGAAGTTGAAAGAAAAAGATGTTCGCATCACCAAAACCATTTACTATCCTAATAATAAAAATGAACATTTTCAAATCACACCGCCTAAGACTCCGGGTTCTGTGCGCAGATTTGATTTGGATGACTTGATTATAGATATGATGCAAAAATATATCTTAGTAAAAAAAGAACGCCAGGCCCGATACAAGAAACTGCATGATGATTTTTATGAATCCAAGTTCTTGTTTGCCAAAGAGAACGGTCGTCCTATTTCACAGAAGCTTTTGTTGGAGCGTATGAATCGTATTCTTAAAAGAACCACCATCACAAAAAAGGCCACCCCGCATATCTTCCGGCACACTCATGTGAGTTTTTTGGCGGAAGCCGGGGTGGACCTACCAACGATCATGCAGCGAGTAGGTCATGACGATTCTAAGACAACCTTGAAAGTATATACTCATGTAACCGAGATGATGAAAAAAAATTCTTCTCAGAAAAGACGGATTCACTTCAACAACATCCTAAATCCAGAGAATTTGCAGTAA
- the spoIIM gene encoding stage II sporulation protein M has translation MRSLRLMMKEQTPLYIFVAVLFLVGVVFGALIVSALTLDQQQELGDYLGNFFMTVDQQGLPAAQDSYWGIAAFNLKWVGLIWILGLSVIGLPGILILDFLKGVLIGFTVGCLVSQYSWHGMLFALVSVAPHNLVLIPVLLVCSAAAIAFSLLMIRSRVLGQQRRTGVTRPFVMYTLLSLGMALLVMGISGFEAWVTPAMMRWVTPLLI, from the coding sequence ATGCGCAGTTTAAGGCTGATGATGAAGGAACAGACGCCTCTTTATATTTTTGTTGCGGTGTTATTTCTGGTCGGGGTCGTATTTGGAGCGCTCATTGTCAGTGCACTGACGCTGGATCAGCAGCAGGAGCTGGGGGATTATCTGGGCAATTTCTTCATGACCGTGGATCAGCAGGGACTGCCTGCCGCTCAGGATTCGTACTGGGGGATTGCCGCATTCAATCTGAAGTGGGTCGGACTGATCTGGATTCTCGGCTTGTCGGTGATCGGACTCCCGGGCATTCTGATTCTGGATTTCCTCAAAGGCGTGCTGATCGGCTTCACCGTCGGCTGTCTCGTCAGCCAGTATTCCTGGCACGGCATGCTGTTTGCCCTGGTCTCCGTAGCGCCGCATAATCTGGTGCTGATTCCGGTGCTGCTTGTATGCAGTGCGGCAGCGATCGCCTTCTCCCTGCTGATGATCCGCAGCCGGGTGCTGGGCCAGCAGCGGCGTACCGGGGTGACCCGGCCTTTTGTAATGTATACCCTGCTGTCACTCGGCATGGCACTGCTGGTTATGGGAATCTCCGGATTTGAGGCTTGGGTGACCCCGGCGATGATGCGGTGGGTTACACCTCTTCTAATTTAG
- a CDS encoding endonuclease Q family protein produces the protein MALESALQSVYCDLHVHIGRTSEGQAVKISGSRGLTFAGIAKEAAERKGVGLIGIIDSHSPGVLRDIHAALESGEMTVAEGGGIAYRGTTILLGTEIEIRESGRKECHVLAFMPDLGTMEEFSGWMSAHMRNVNLSSQRLYAPSRVLQDEITGRGGLLIPAHIFTPHKGLYGCAAERMAELFDLERIAAVELGLSADSEMAGYISELDPYSFLTNSDAHSLGKIGREYNVIEMQRPSFHELKLALMRSEGRRISANFGLNPRLGKYHRTYCGGCGSIIDEAYATSERCPYCGSAKLVKGVLDRILDIADRGQPLVPAYRPPYHYQVPLEFIPGLGKRKLDDLLQAFGTEMNILHKAAEAELAAVAGPILAEQIVLARTGRLALSSGGGGTYGKVIKDK, from the coding sequence ATGGCACTAGAGTCTGCGCTGCAGAGCGTTTACTGCGACCTGCACGTGCATATCGGGCGGACTTCAGAGGGGCAGGCGGTCAAAATCAGCGGCAGCCGCGGGCTCACCTTCGCCGGTATTGCCAAAGAGGCGGCGGAGCGCAAGGGGGTAGGGCTCATCGGCATTATCGACAGCCACTCACCGGGCGTGCTGCGGGATATTCATGCGGCCCTGGAGTCCGGCGAGATGACGGTGGCGGAAGGCGGAGGGATTGCCTACAGGGGAACCACGATCCTGCTGGGGACCGAGATTGAGATCCGTGAGTCCGGGCGAAAAGAGTGCCATGTCCTGGCCTTCATGCCGGACCTTGGGACGATGGAGGAGTTCAGCGGCTGGATGAGCGCCCACATGCGCAATGTGAATCTCAGCTCCCAGCGCCTCTATGCCCCCTCCCGGGTGCTGCAGGATGAGATTACCGGGCGGGGAGGCCTGCTGATTCCGGCGCATATTTTCACCCCGCACAAAGGGTTGTACGGCTGTGCAGCGGAGCGGATGGCTGAATTATTTGACCTGGAACGCATTGCGGCGGTAGAGCTTGGACTCAGTGCAGATTCGGAGATGGCCGGGTATATCTCGGAGCTTGACCCGTACAGCTTCCTGACCAATTCCGACGCCCATTCCCTGGGCAAAATCGGCCGTGAGTATAATGTGATTGAGATGCAGCGGCCCTCGTTCCATGAGCTGAAGCTTGCGCTGATGCGCTCGGAAGGACGCCGGATCAGCGCCAACTTCGGGCTGAATCCCCGGCTGGGTAAATATCACCGCACTTACTGCGGCGGCTGCGGCAGCATTATCGATGAGGCCTATGCAACTTCAGAGCGCTGTCCGTATTGCGGCAGTGCGAAGCTGGTGAAGGGTGTGCTGGACCGTATTCTCGATATTGCCGACCGCGGGCAGCCGCTGGTTCCGGCGTACCGTCCGCCGTATCATTACCAGGTGCCTCTGGAGTTTATTCCCGGACTCGGGAAGCGCAAGCTGGATGATCTGCTGCAGGCGTTTGGCACAGAGATGAATATCCTGCACAAGGCGGCGGAAGCCGAGCTGGCCGCTGTCGCCGGGCCAATTCTTGCGGAGCAGATTGTACTTGCCCGTACAGGCAGGCTTGCGCTCTCTTCAGGAGGCGGAGGGACTTACGGCAAGGTCATTAAGGATAAGTAA
- a CDS encoding NUDIX hydrolase, whose amino-acid sequence MKKDEINRNPALDEETLSTKPIFTGNIISLQVDTVKLPDGNTATREVVKHPGAVAVLALNNGKMLVVEQYRQPMHRTEVEIPAGKLDKGEDPLAAAGRELQEETGFHSGGLKLLKSFYTSPGFADEIIHLYVTEDVQPGEMALDEDEFLEVSELTLEEAYQYIADGRIADAKTMMAVYAWHLYTLTGQWH is encoded by the coding sequence ATGAAAAAAGATGAAATCAACCGCAACCCCGCATTGGATGAAGAAACATTGTCGACGAAGCCGATCTTCACAGGTAATATTATTTCGCTACAGGTGGATACGGTGAAGCTGCCGGACGGCAATACAGCAACCCGTGAGGTTGTGAAGCACCCGGGAGCTGTAGCTGTGCTGGCGCTGAATAACGGTAAAATGCTTGTAGTGGAGCAATACCGTCAGCCGATGCACCGGACCGAGGTAGAGATTCCGGCAGGTAAGCTGGATAAAGGCGAAGATCCGCTAGCGGCTGCTGGCCGTGAGCTTCAGGAAGAGACCGGATTCCACAGCGGCGGTCTGAAACTGCTGAAGTCCTTCTATACGTCTCCCGGCTTCGCCGATGAGATCATTCACCTCTACGTGACGGAGGATGTCCAGCCTGGAGAGATGGCGCTGGATGAGGATGAATTCCTGGAGGTCTCCGAGCTTACGCTGGAGGAAGCCTACCAGTATATCGCGGATGGACGTATTGCCGATGCCAAGACCATGATGGCTGTCTACGCCTGGCATCTGTATACGCTGACTGGACAATGGCACTAG